One Haloterrigena salifodinae DNA window includes the following coding sequences:
- a CDS encoding HAD family hydrolase — MPQPILFDMDGVLLEGPGTHPQVYADAADAALDELEADPTPTQRADLRRNDLENVADHCEALGIDPARFWQLKERYASQGTHDRLRAGERGLYDDIDAIEALAERTTVGLVTNNRHETAEFVADYVGIDFEVVRGRDPTLEGYRRRKPEPDYIEDALDELGSSEGLYVGDSIKDVTAGRAAGLETAFLRRSHNRGLDRPAEATLELESLAALTDIV; from the coding sequence ATGCCACAGCCGATTCTGTTCGATATGGACGGCGTCCTTCTCGAGGGTCCGGGAACTCACCCGCAGGTGTACGCGGACGCCGCCGACGCCGCCCTCGACGAACTTGAAGCCGATCCGACGCCGACCCAGCGGGCCGATCTCCGCCGAAATGACCTCGAGAACGTCGCCGACCACTGCGAGGCGCTGGGGATCGATCCAGCGCGGTTCTGGCAACTGAAGGAACGCTACGCCTCGCAGGGAACCCACGATCGACTCCGGGCCGGCGAGCGCGGACTGTACGACGACATCGACGCAATCGAGGCCCTAGCCGAACGAACCACAGTCGGGCTCGTGACCAATAACCGCCACGAGACCGCGGAGTTCGTCGCCGACTACGTCGGCATCGACTTCGAGGTCGTTCGCGGTCGCGATCCGACGCTCGAGGGCTACCGGCGCCGCAAACCCGAACCCGATTACATCGAGGACGCGCTCGACGAACTCGGGAGCAGCGAGGGACTCTACGTCGGCGATTCGATCAAAGACGTCACGGCCGGTCGAGCCGCCGGCCTCGAGACGGCGTTCCTCCGACGCTCGCACAATCGCGGCCTCGACCGCCCCGCCGAGGCGACGCTCGAACTCGAGTCGCTGGCGGCGCTGACCGATATCGTCTGA
- a CDS encoding winged helix-turn-helix transcriptional regulator, with the protein MTTSNGVDDEKRATLRRFAALGAASPLAGLSESAAADTGESDARDAIAGYLSTTPGAHFSKIRDDLQLGTGETQHHLRRLEELEVIERYRDGDYKRFVPAGRFDEFEKQVLGYLRRETPRGMLIELLRNPAATGGDLAAVLDVSPPTVSKYAGELEDEGLLSREDGYAVERPETVLVLVVRHADSFGDAARQLARNADQYLTYDG; encoded by the coding sequence ATGACGACATCAAACGGGGTCGACGACGAGAAACGAGCGACCCTTCGTCGCTTCGCCGCGCTCGGAGCGGCGTCGCCGCTTGCCGGACTCTCCGAGTCAGCCGCGGCCGACACGGGCGAAAGCGACGCTCGCGACGCGATTGCCGGCTATCTCTCGACGACGCCCGGCGCCCACTTTTCGAAGATCCGGGACGATCTCCAGTTAGGGACCGGCGAAACCCAACACCACCTGCGACGTCTCGAGGAACTCGAGGTAATCGAGCGTTACCGGGACGGGGACTACAAACGGTTCGTGCCGGCCGGCCGGTTCGACGAGTTCGAAAAGCAGGTGCTTGGCTACCTCCGCCGGGAGACGCCCCGCGGAATGCTGATCGAACTCCTCCGGAACCCGGCGGCGACCGGCGGCGACCTCGCGGCGGTACTCGACGTCTCGCCGCCGACCGTCAGCAAGTACGCCGGCGAACTCGAGGACGAGGGCCTGCTCTCCCGGGAGGACGGCTACGCCGTCGAACGGCCCGAGACGGTCCTCGTTCTGGTCGTCCGCCACGCCGACTCCTTCGGCGACGCGGCCCGTCAACTCGCGCGAAACGCGGACCAGTACCTCACGTACGACGGCTAA